CTTGTGTTTCGTGTTCGAACGCCCTTGAACACCCCGTTTTCTGAGGAATCATTCCATGGTCGTTATCCGTCTGGCTCGCGGCGGCAGCAAGAAGCGCCCGTTCTTCAACATCGTCGCCACCGACTCGCGCAGCCGTCGCGATGGTCGTTTCATTGAGCGCGTTGGTTTCTACAACCCGCTGGCAGCCGAAGGTGAAGAAGGCCTGCGCCTGGCGCAAGACCGCCTGGCCTACTGGCAAGGCGTTGGCGCCCAGCTGTCGCCGACCGTTGCCCGCCTGGTCAAGCAAGGCGCCAAGGCTGCTGCCTGATTGCCGCCTGCAACGCGCCTTGCCATAACCGGCGGGGCGCGTTTGCATTGGTACATACGCACACGTGACTGAGCGAAAGCAGGACGCCGGGCGGCCGACGCGGCCGCCGCTGAACCGGTCCATGAACCGGCCGCAGGGCGAGCCCGCCAAGGCGCTCAGGCTGCCCGCGGCGCTGCTGTATGCCGAACCCCTGCCGGAAGACCTGGTGGAGGTGGGCTATGTCGGCGCTGCCTATGGCATTCGTGGCTGGATCAAGGTCCAGCCGCATGCCGACGACGCGTCGGCGCTGCTGCATGCCCGCCGCTGGTGGCTGCTGAGCCCGCCGCAGGCGGGGCTGGTGGCGGCCGACGCGGCGCGGTCCCAGCCCGTCTGCGTGAAGATCGCGCAGTCGCGCGAGCACAGCGGCACCGTGGTGGCGCAGGCTGCCGGCGTGGCCGACCGCAATCTGGCGGAAGCGCTGCGTGGCCGTCGCGTGTGGATCCGGCGCGCGGATTTTCCGGCGCCGGACGAAGATGAGTTCTACTGGGTCGACCTGATCGGCTGCAACGTCAGCAATGAGCAAGGCGAGTTGCTGGGCGAAGTGTCCGGGCTGATCGACAACGGTGCCCACCAGATCCTGCAGGTTGCCTTCGTGCAGCCCGACGGCAAGGCCGGTGAACGGCTGATTCCATTTGTCGACGCGTTCCTGCGCGAGGTGGATACCGCGGGCAAGCGCATCGTGGTGGACTGGGGACTCGATTACTGAGCTGTACCTGCGTAGCTGCGGGATAAGGAAGGGAGGGAGCGGATGCAGTTCGATGTGATCACGCTGTTTCCCGAAATGTTTCGTGCGCTGACCGACTGGGGCATTACCAGCCGGGCGGCCAAGCAGCAGCGGTATGCGTTGCGCAGCTGGAATCCGCGTGATTTCACTGTCGACAACTACCGCACCATCGATGACCGGCCCTACGGCGGCGGTCCCGGCATGGTGATGCTGGCCAAGCCGCTGGACGACGCCATCGATGCCGCGGTGGCGGCGCAGGCGCAAGCCGGCGTGGCGAAGCCGCATGTGGTGCTGATGTCGCCGCAGGGCAAGACGCTGACGCATGCCAAGGTCATGGAACTGGCCCGGCGGCCAGGCCTGGTGTTGCTGTGCGGCAGGTACGAGGCGATCGACCAGCGGCTGATCGACCGCCGCGTGGACGAGGAAATCAGCCTCGGCGATTTCGTGCTGTCGGGCGGCGAACTGCCGGCGATGGCGCTGATCGACGCGGTGGTGCGCCACCTGCCCGGGGTGCTGGGCGACGCGCAGTCGGCGGTGCAGGACAGTTTCGTCAATGGCCTGCTGGATTGCCCGCATTACACCCGGCCGGAAGAATACGAAGGCGTGCGGGTCCCCGACATCCTGCTCGGTGGCCATCATGCCGAGATTGAAAAATGGCGGCGCCAGCAGGCGCTGGCCAATACCGCGAGCAAGCGTCCCGACCTGATCGAGGCGGCCCGCGAACAAGGTTTGCTGACCCGCGCCGACGAGAAGTTCCTGTCGGAGTGGGCGGCGAAGGCAGGGCGGGGGGAAACTCCCGCCAGGTAAAACCCCATCCTCTGCCGGGGCCCGGGAAGTCCTGGGGCATACAACGCCGGCATGATGGTTACGGAGAAAAAACGATGAACCTCATCGAACAGATCGAGAAGGAAGAGATCGCGCGCCTGACCGCGAACAAGACCATCCCCGCATTCGCGCCCGGCGACACCGTCGTCGTCAGCGTCAACGTGGTGGAAGGTAACCGCAAGCGCGTGCAGGCCTACGAAGGCGTCGTGATTGCCAAGCGCAACCGCGGCCTGAACTCGTCCTTCATCGTGCGCAAGATCTCGTCGGGTGAAGGCGTGGAGCGTACGTTCCAGCTGTACTCGCCGCTGATCGCCGGCATCGAAGTGAAGCGCCGCGGCGACGTGCGTCGCGCCAAGCTGTACTATCTGCGCCAGCGTTCGGGCAAGTCCGCACGTATCAAGGAAAAGCTGGTGTCGAAGGCTGCCGCCGCTGCCAAGGCCGCGGAGTAAGCCGGACATGCCGGCCGGGGCGACCCGGCCAGCGTTTCCTCAGGAAGGGCACCCCAGGGTGCCCTTTTTGCATGGCCGCGCGGGTCCACCGGCCGCGCTTTGCTGCGGCGCCAGATGGCGCGCTTCTGTCATACTTGCGATGTTATGCGTCCCGCCTTCGATCCCGAATCCCTTCCCGTCATCGATACCGACCTGCGCAACGGTGCGCTGAGCGCGCCGCGCCTGCAGGTGGACTTTATCCGGCACCGCTTCCAGGCGCCGCCGGCATGGGCGCCCGAGCTGACCGACGAGTCGCGGGTCTACGATCGCAGCCGCGGGCTGCGCGATGCCGCGGTGCTGGTGCCGCTGGTCGAGCGCAGCGATGGCCTGACGGTGCTGCTGACGCAGCGCAACGCCAACCTCAGCGCGCATGCCGGGCAGATCAGCTTTCCTGGCGGGCGGCAGGAGTCGTGGGACGTCAACCGCATCGACACCGCGCTGCGCGAGACAGAGGAAGAAGTGGGGCTGGCCCGCGACTATGTCGAGGTGCTGGGCGCGCTGCCGGATTACATCACCGGCACCGGCTTCCACGTCAGCCCGGTGGTGGGCCTGGTGCGCGATGGCTTCACGCTGCGGCCCGATGCTTCGGAAGTGGCCGATGTGTTCGAAGTGCCGCTGGCCTTCCTGATGGACCCGTCGCACCATGAGCGGCGCCTGTTCCGCTGGGTCGACGGCGAACGCATGTTCTACGCCATGCCCTATCCGCGCGAGAACGGCGGCCAGCGCTTTATCTGGGGCGCGACCGCCGGCATGCTGCGCAATCTCTACCACCTGCTGGCGGCCTGAGCCGCCACCTGCGCATCCGCGCATTGTCCCGCCTGCGCGGGAATGACAGTAGAAGGTGATGCGTTATCGGAGCTGCATTGCCGCTTAAGCCGCCGCCCGGTCCTTGCCGCCAATGCAGTGCGGACAGCTCTTGCCGACCACATAGTGCGGGCTTTGCTGCTGCTCGGGCGTGACCACGGCGCGGCAGGCAAAGCACTGCTTGGGTCCGGCCGGTTCGAGGCTGGGGTTCAGCGCGGTGCGGTAGTCGAAGACGAAGCAGTCGCCGCGATAGTGGCTGCCGCCGACTTCCTCGAAGTACTTCAGGATGCCGCCTTCGAGCTGGTAGACGCGCTCGATGCCGACTTCCTGCATGTGGATCGCGGCTTTTTCGCAGCGGATGCCGCCGGTGCAGAACGACACCACGGTCTTGCCGTCCAGTTCCGCCTTGTGCGCGGCGACAGCGTCGGGAAATTCGCTGAACTTGGCGATGTCATACTCGACCGCGTTCTCGAACGTGCCGACCGCCACTTCGAAATCATTGCGGGTATCGAGCATCACCACCGGACGGCCTTCGTCGTCGTGCCCCTGGTCCAGCCAGCGCTTCAGGTCCGCCGGCCGCACCGACGGCGCGCGGCCCGCTTCCGGGCGGATCAGCGGCATCTTCATGGTGATGATTTCCTTCTTGGCGCGCACCAGCATGCGCTTGAAGGGCTGGTTCTCCGACAGGCTTTCCTTGGGGGCGATATCGGCAAAGCGCGCATCGGCATGCAGCCACGCCATGAAGCCGTCGATGGCTTCGCGCGGGCCGGCCAGG
The window above is part of the Cupriavidus taiwanensis LMG 19424 genome. Proteins encoded here:
- the rpsP gene encoding 30S ribosomal protein S16 translates to MVVIRLARGGSKKRPFFNIVATDSRSRRDGRFIERVGFYNPLAAEGEEGLRLAQDRLAYWQGVGAQLSPTVARLVKQGAKAAA
- the rimM gene encoding ribosome maturation factor RimM (Essential for efficient processing of 16S rRNA) — encoded protein: MNRPQGEPAKALRLPAALLYAEPLPEDLVEVGYVGAAYGIRGWIKVQPHADDASALLHARRWWLLSPPQAGLVAADAARSQPVCVKIAQSREHSGTVVAQAAGVADRNLAEALRGRRVWIRRADFPAPDEDEFYWVDLIGCNVSNEQGELLGEVSGLIDNGAHQILQVAFVQPDGKAGERLIPFVDAFLREVDTAGKRIVVDWGLDY
- the trmD gene encoding tRNA (guanosine(37)-N1)-methyltransferase TrmD is translated as MQFDVITLFPEMFRALTDWGITSRAAKQQRYALRSWNPRDFTVDNYRTIDDRPYGGGPGMVMLAKPLDDAIDAAVAAQAQAGVAKPHVVLMSPQGKTLTHAKVMELARRPGLVLLCGRYEAIDQRLIDRRVDEEISLGDFVLSGGELPAMALIDAVVRHLPGVLGDAQSAVQDSFVNGLLDCPHYTRPEEYEGVRVPDILLGGHHAEIEKWRRQQALANTASKRPDLIEAAREQGLLTRADEKFLSEWAAKAGRGETPAR
- the rplS gene encoding 50S ribosomal protein L19 gives rise to the protein MNLIEQIEKEEIARLTANKTIPAFAPGDTVVVSVNVVEGNRKRVQAYEGVVIAKRNRGLNSSFIVRKISSGEGVERTFQLYSPLIAGIEVKRRGDVRRAKLYYLRQRSGKSARIKEKLVSKAAAAAKAAE
- a CDS encoding CoA pyrophosphatase encodes the protein MRPAFDPESLPVIDTDLRNGALSAPRLQVDFIRHRFQAPPAWAPELTDESRVYDRSRGLRDAAVLVPLVERSDGLTVLLTQRNANLSAHAGQISFPGGRQESWDVNRIDTALRETEEEVGLARDYVEVLGALPDYITGTGFHVSPVVGLVRDGFTLRPDASEVADVFEVPLAFLMDPSHHERRLFRWVDGERMFYAMPYPRENGGQRFIWGATAGMLRNLYHLLAA
- a CDS encoding sulfurtransferase, producing the protein MQIVNISAYKFVSLDDIETLRPAMRERCEAAGLKGTILLAPEGINLFLAGPREAIDGFMAWLHADARFADIAPKESLSENQPFKRMLVRAKKEIITMKMPLIRPEAGRAPSVRPADLKRWLDQGHDDEGRPVVMLDTRNDFEVAVGTFENAVEYDIAKFSEFPDAVAAHKAELDGKTVVSFCTGGIRCEKAAIHMQEVGIERVYQLEGGILKYFEEVGGSHYRGDCFVFDYRTALNPSLEPAGPKQCFACRAVVTPEQQQSPHYVVGKSCPHCIGGKDRAAA